One genomic region from Ptychodera flava strain L36383 chromosome 5, AS_Pfla_20210202, whole genome shotgun sequence encodes:
- the LOC139133699 gene encoding protein DEK-like, producing the protein MADTDKNDVKEENQTEEQKDEGDESKKASPKKISKSPVKKDAEPESEDEDEVDDEGPQVGLLDKPVEVIKGTRDRKKVERLSFQDTKSSSNKEKFEIKEGRGTKLGEIERGLRNKEKHSQIFWFSFFKRCIRLRKEGKYSDQVHCIWLEEFCEWLDLEKGGGKEELIHRILDFLLEPKPSGKALPKPKKKRGEKRKRASKAKKDKKKKTEKKEKKSKSKKKEEILSSDDDSDNEDEDDDEEEEMPKKKQKTDKSPKKSPKKTPQKTPKKKEKASTTKKEKKQKKETPKKDKKRKVSVSSDSSDDEPLVKRVKSPPTDAEIRDVIKKILDGANLEEITMKTVCKQVYAKYPDFDLSERKDFIKSTVRQIIS; encoded by the exons ATGGCTGACACTGACAAGAACGACGTCAAAGAAGAAAATCAG ACTGAAGAACAAAAAGATGAGGGGGATGAAAGTAAAAAGGCAAGTCCTAAAAAGATAAGTAAATCTCCAGTGAAGAAAGATGCAGAACCAGAATCAGAAGATGAAGACGAAGTAGATGATGAAGGACCTCAAG tTGGACTACTTGACAAACCAGTGGAAGTCATCAAAGGAACAAGGGACAGGAAAAAAGTGGAGAGATTATCTTTCCAGGACACTAAATCTTcatcaaacaaagaaaaatttgaaatcaaagaagGACGAGGCACAAAACTTGGCGAGATTGAGAGAG GCCTTCGAAATAAAGAGAAACATTCGCAAATTTTCTGGTTTTCctttttcaagagatgcatcAGATTACGAAAAGAAGGAAAATATTCTGATCAA GTTCACTGTATCTGGCTTGAAGAGTTCTGTGAGTGGCTTGATCTGGAAAAAGGTGGTGGCAAAGAAGAACTGATTCATAGAATACTTGATTTCCTTCTCGAACCTAAACCGTCAGGAAAGGCTCTGCCTAAACCTAAAA AAAAAAggggagaaaagagaaagagagCATCCAAAGCcaagaaagacaaaaagaagaaaacagaaaaaaaagaaaagaaaagcaaaagcaaaaaaaaagaagagaTATTGAGTAGCGACGATGACAGTGATaatgaagatgaagatgatgacgagGAGGAG gAAATGCCAAAAAAGAAACAGAAGACAGACAAATCACCAAAGAAATCACCCAAGAAAACGCCGCAGAAAAcaccaaaaaagaaagaaaaagccAGTACTacgaagaaagaaaagaaacagaaaaaggAAACGCCGAAAAAGGACAAGAAAAGAAAAG TTTCAGTAAGTTCAGACAGTTCCGATGATGAGCCGCTTGTGAAGAGGGTGAAATCGCCGCCAACA GATGCAGAAATACGAGATGTTATCAAGAAAATCTTAGATGGTGCTAACTTAGAAGAAATCACCATGAAAACAGTGTGTAAGCAAGTGTATGCAAAGTATCCAGACTTTGATCTGAGTGAAAgaaaagatttcatcaaatccaCAGTTAGACAG ATAATCTCATAG